The genomic segment ATCTCACCGGCCTGTATAACATCCGCTACCTTTACAAGTCCATTGAAGTTGAGATAGAAAGGTCCAGACGCTACGGCTCTCTATTTTCAATTATATTTATGGACATTGACAGCCTGAAAAAGGTAAACGACAGGTTCGGGCATCTTACAGGAAGCAAGGTGCTTATTGAGACAGCCGGAATAATACAGATCAACTTGAGGAAAGTTGATGTGGTCATCAGGTACGGCGGAGACGAGTTTGTGATAATCCTGCCCCAGACCCCGCGCGACGCGGGTTTTCTCGTGGCGGAGAGACTTAGAAAGGTAATAGAGAAGAACGCTTATCTGAAGGGAGAAGGCGTCCCGGTCAGGATAACGGCAAGCTTCGGGGTCGCGTCTTTCCCCGATGACGCAAAGAGCAAAGAAGAGCTCCTCAGGATCGCGGACAAGGCCATGTACCGCGGCAAGTTTTCGACAAAGAACGTCGTATTCGCGGCGAAGTAAGAAGATACCTTAAACCACACTATCCTAAATCAAGCATTCTAATTTTGTCCTGAAAAAATGGAATACTTTAGTATAAAATGTGTCTTAAATCATGGGTAGATCAACAGTTCATTACGCAGACAATAAGACCAACAATATCTTGAAAGCTCTGCACAACAAGCTTAGACCTGCGGGCACGCCAGTGCAGCGTGTTGAATACATCATTGAATTGCTTCTGCTTCGCATATTTGAGGTGAAACTCAAAAGAGATGATGAGTTTAAAGAGCTGCGGAAGCTTTTCAATTCAGATCATGGGAATGAGAATAAACTCTTTTATCATCTGCAAACTATAGGCAGTGAAAATATTTTATCAGCGCTGAATAAAGAGTTTTTCCCCTTTTATTCAAATATCCTGCAGGAAGCCCGGAAGGTCCTTAAAGAGAATTTAAGCATCAAAGTTCAGGATCAGTTGACCTTGATACATGAGGTATTTGCCAATTCCAATTTTACTAACAACGTGCAGAGCGGAAATCTTGAAGATATTATCGCCCTTATTTCAGACATTGATGAAGACCGTTTGCTCAATACTGATTTATTAGGCGACGCCATTGAATCGGCGCTCTCTGAAACAGGCGGTACAAAGGATATCGGTCTGTTCCGCACCCCCGATCATGTGAGGCAATTTATGGTGGGCATGCTTGAGCCTGCTATCAAGGACACGATCTTTGACCCTGCCTGCGGCACTGGAGGTTTTCTGTTCGATTCATTTGAGTACGTTATGGAAAGGATAGAAGCGCCGTACAGGAGTAAAGACGAACCTGCGCGTTTCCCCGGAGCCAAGTCGCATCCTGAGTTGCAGGGTTGGTTCAGAAAATATTTTTCAGAAAACAGTATTGATATGCCTTCGATAGAAGAGACTGCGCAGTTTTATCGTTCGGGTATTTCGGGGATTGAATATCTTGGGATGATAAGAAAAATGGCGGCGGTCAATTTCTATGTGCGCGGGTTAAATCCTGCAAACCTTGAGCAGGGCGATTCATTGGCAAAGTTTAATGCTGAATTAGCCGGTTCTAAATCTCTGGTCTTGGCCAATCCTCCATTCGGCGCAGAACGTGACCAGAAGGCTTATCCGAATGTGTGGGAAGATTATTCGAAAGAGAGCGAGACGACTATCCTGTTTGTCAAAATGATGTTTGACAGTCTCAGGGAAGGCGGCAAATGTGCGGTAGTAGTTTCAGAAGGATTTCTGACATGGGAGCAGGGAAGCGCAAAGTCTTTGCGCAAGATGCTTTTAGAAGATGCAAATTTGCAGGCTGTCATTGGTTTGCCTCAAGGTGTTTTTATCAGCAAGACAGGACAGGGGCCGAAGACTTCTATTCTGATTTTTGAAAAGGGCAAGCCGACTGAGAAAGTCTGGTTTTACAATGTGGAAAATGACGGATTCACCAAAGGAGCCAACCGCACACCTGTTGAGGGATGCCAGCTCACAGAGGCATTGGACTTATATCATCAATATGTAAAGCTTGGTAAGACACCACCGGAGACAAGACGGTCTTTTTCTCTATCGGTTGAATGGCTCATGGTTGTTGATCCGCGCATCAAGGAAAGAATAAGGAAGGAGACAAGAGAAGCCTTCGACATAAAAAGAGAGGAGGCAAGGGAAAAGCTGATTGATAAATTGAACACTAAACTGGAGAATGCAAAAAAAGCGAAAACTGACAAGTTCAACAAGAAAGCTTATGATTCAGAAATATGGAAGTTTGACACTACATGGGAAAATAAAATTCTGAACGAGATAGCCCAGCGGATTGACAAGGCGCATACATATTCTTTTAATCCCACACATTACCGAAGTTCATTGAGTGAAAGCCAATTGAATGAATGGGATAAAGTTGTCGAGCATCACAAGCCGCCGTCAAACGGACACTCATTGGATAAGAGATTTGAGATGCTTCTGGGATGCGCTTTGAAGGACGCGATTAACTGCGTAGCAAACTTTGACCCTCTAAATGCCATTGAAGCTGATATTGTCAGAGAATACTTGTCCAATATTGAAGCCGGTGAATTGCAGAAGCATCCGGCTTTGGCAAAGATAGATGAAATCTTAAAAAGCGGGGCCAGGTATCCGCGTGTAAAACTTGTGAGTTACATAAAAGAAATATCCGAAAGAAATAATAAAGACAGAAAGTTGCCCGTAATGTTAGTGTCCAAGAACTATGGCATGATGCTGTCTGACGACTATTTTTCTAACAGGAAATTAAACAAAGTTTATAGTAATGATTTGAGAAGTTATAAGGTTATTAGAAAAAACCAATTTGCTTATTCTGGAATACATGCTAACGAGGGAGCTATTGGTTATTTAAAAGACTATGACGAGGCTTTAGTAAGTGGCATATATAAAGTTTTTTCCATAGATGAAAAGAAAATTCTTCCTGCTTATCTCGAGATGATTTTAAGGTCAGATACTGCAATTAAATATTATAATAAGGACACACAGGGGACCATCGAAAGAAGAACAAACTTGTCTTTTGATCATTTTAAAAACTTAGATATACCGCTACCTGATATTAATACTCAGAAAGCAATTATTTCAGCTATACATGAACAACTTCATGCTTTAGATAAAATCGCACAGATGAAAACTGATGCTGAAAATAAAATTAGCCAAATTATCAATGCTGCTTGGGAGAATTAAATTTGCAATCAATTAACGACAGCGAAGCACAGAGTGTAGATATCCCGGCCATAAAAGAGCTTGAAGGTATCGGCTGGAAGCTTGGGGATACGCTTCTGTACCAGCCTGAATATCAGCTCACTGCCGAGCAGCAGAAAGAATACTCATATCCGGACGGCAAGATGCGAAAGTCTATCAAGCCCGATTTAGTACTTCAGGATTTAAATGGTCAAATCCTTGCTATCTTTGAAAACAAGCTTGAGCAAAAAGACGAGAAAAAGGCATTAGATAAACTTCGTCTGCTTTACGGACAGATATTGAAACCACGTTTTTTATACGCCTGCTCCAAAGAGAGAAAGCTTTTCTATGACACCTCATGGCGCGGACTGGATGCAGGGGAGTTCAGGCGGACAAATGAATTCCTCACCCTCGAACAGATGAAGGTGAAGAATGAACAACTGAAGAACATAAGCGCTGTTAAAAAAGTAAGCATTGACACGACTATCGCCGGAGGCTATGACCCTGATGTGGGCAAGGAGCGTTATTATCAGTTGGACTGCATCAATACATTAATAGACAAATACAGGGCTGGCGAAACAAAAATGCTGGTCCACATGGCAACCGGTCTTGGGAAAACCCGTACTGTCGTTGCGTTTGTAAAGGCATTGTTGTCTCACGGGCTGGCTAAAAAAGTATTGTTTGTGGTTGATAGGGTCTTACTGGCTGATCAGGCAATGGATGACGGCTTTGCCCTTATCAGTAAAGAGCATTCAGCAGCGAGGATCAAAACAACCAATTTCAAACAGCAGAAACACGCCTCAATCCACGTTGTCGTTATTGATACACTGGAAATCATATTTCAGGGTATACCGAGCAATTACTACGACCTGATAATTGTTGATGAATGCCATCGCTCCATTTCAATAAACAGAAAGCTCATCTTTAATCACTTCCTCTGTCCGAGAATCGGCTTGACGGCTACACCGCGAATCGCTGTAGCTAAAGAAGGTAAAGAAATTCCGCAGGAAGATCTGGAAATCAGGGACACGTATAGACTGTTCGGATGTGAATCAGGTGAAGCGACTTATTCATTTGGGTTGGAAAGAGGAATAGAAGAAGGTTTTCTGGCGGAATATAATGTGCTTGAAATCCTGACATACCTGACTCAGGAGGCTGAAGAAGAAGGCATCCCTATTGAATATGTATTAGACCCGGATACAAGAGCCCGTATCGATTTGCCTAAAGAGATGCGATTGATGCTCGAACAATTGGAGCGTAAATATATATCTGATGAACGCTGCGATAGAATTGCGGAAGAGATCCGCAAGAACACCGAATACGGTGAAAAAGTCCTTGTATTTGGAGTAAGCCAGGCGCATTGTCATATGCTCACCAATGCGCTTAACAAAGTATTTAAAGACGATGGAAGCAGTAATCCCCGGTATGCAGAGCCGATTATTTCAGATAATAACGAACTCAATGGCTACCTGAAAAACAGATTCAAGAAACCTTATCTGGCCCCTTATATCGCTGTGTCAGTAGACATAATGACAACCGGCGTTGATATAAAGTGTGTGCGCTATCTTGCATTTGCAGCACTGACAAAATCAGTAGGTAAATACATTCAAATGGTCGGCAGAGGGACACGGTTAGATCCTAAAACAGGAAAGAACAGCTTTAAGATATTGGACTTTGTCGGTTTATGCCAGAGAATGGAGGATAACCGTAAGGGAACGACAAAGCCTAATGTCAAAGTAGTTGATACAATAGACGGCACAGGCGGTGGCGGTGAAACAAGCCCTAAAGGACCGTATTACATCATTGACAACCCCGACCCTGCAACTATGATACAGCGGGTGTACATTCATGGCGACGACGTCAGAGTAGTGGATAATGTTCCAATTGACAAAGCAAGAGAAATATTTGAGAGGGAAGCTGCCAATCCAATAAATAATGAAGTTCGGGACATTCAGGAAAAAGTCAGGCAGAATACCGACTACGAACCTACTGATGAGGATTTGAAAATAATAGACGAATGGCTTAAGGCGCCGGAAATATATCTGGAAGAGGGTCAGTTGCAAAAGATATATGATTATCCCAACGGCACAACCTGGGAGTTCCTGCTGCATGCGTTAGGCTTTAAAAAAATCCCCACACCTAAAGAAAGAATAGAACAGGGTTACGAAGCATTTATAAAATCTACCACTGATTTTAACGATGATCAGCTTAAGGTTCTCGCTAAGATGAAAGATATTTTCGCAACGAATCTCAGCAGCAAACAGG from the Nitrospirota bacterium genome contains:
- a CDS encoding N-6 DNA methylase produces the protein MGRSTVHYADNKTNNILKALHNKLRPAGTPVQRVEYIIELLLLRIFEVKLKRDDEFKELRKLFNSDHGNENKLFYHLQTIGSENILSALNKEFFPFYSNILQEARKVLKENLSIKVQDQLTLIHEVFANSNFTNNVQSGNLEDIIALISDIDEDRLLNTDLLGDAIESALSETGGTKDIGLFRTPDHVRQFMVGMLEPAIKDTIFDPACGTGGFLFDSFEYVMERIEAPYRSKDEPARFPGAKSHPELQGWFRKYFSENSIDMPSIEETAQFYRSGISGIEYLGMIRKMAAVNFYVRGLNPANLEQGDSLAKFNAELAGSKSLVLANPPFGAERDQKAYPNVWEDYSKESETTILFVKMMFDSLREGGKCAVVVSEGFLTWEQGSAKSLRKMLLEDANLQAVIGLPQGVFISKTGQGPKTSILIFEKGKPTEKVWFYNVENDGFTKGANRTPVEGCQLTEALDLYHQYVKLGKTPPETRRSFSLSVEWLMVVDPRIKERIRKETREAFDIKREEAREKLIDKLNTKLENAKKAKTDKFNKKAYDSEIWKFDTTWENKILNEIAQRIDKAHTYSFNPTHYRSSLSESQLNEWDKVVEHHKPPSNGHSLDKRFEMLLGCALKDAINCVANFDPLNAIEADIVREYLSNIEAGELQKHPALAKIDEILKSGARYPRVKLVSYIKEISERNNKDRKLPVMLVSKNYGMMLSDDYFSNRKLNKVYSNDLRSYKVIRKNQFAYSGIHANEGAIGYLKDYDEALVSGIYKVFSIDEKKILPAYLEMILRSDTAIKYYNKDTQGTIERRTNLSFDHFKNLDIPLPDINTQKAIISAIHEQLHALDKIAQMKTDAENKISQIINAAWEN
- a CDS encoding DEAD/DEAH box helicase family protein — translated: MQSINDSEAQSVDIPAIKELEGIGWKLGDTLLYQPEYQLTAEQQKEYSYPDGKMRKSIKPDLVLQDLNGQILAIFENKLEQKDEKKALDKLRLLYGQILKPRFLYACSKERKLFYDTSWRGLDAGEFRRTNEFLTLEQMKVKNEQLKNISAVKKVSIDTTIAGGYDPDVGKERYYQLDCINTLIDKYRAGETKMLVHMATGLGKTRTVVAFVKALLSHGLAKKVLFVVDRVLLADQAMDDGFALISKEHSAARIKTTNFKQQKHASIHVVVIDTLEIIFQGIPSNYYDLIIVDECHRSISINRKLIFNHFLCPRIGLTATPRIAVAKEGKEIPQEDLEIRDTYRLFGCESGEATYSFGLERGIEEGFLAEYNVLEILTYLTQEAEEEGIPIEYVLDPDTRARIDLPKEMRLMLEQLERKYISDERCDRIAEEIRKNTEYGEKVLVFGVSQAHCHMLTNALNKVFKDDGSSNPRYAEPIISDNNELNGYLKNRFKKPYLAPYIAVSVDIMTTGVDIKCVRYLAFAALTKSVGKYIQMVGRGTRLDPKTGKNSFKILDFVGLCQRMEDNRKGTTKPNVKVVDTIDGTGGGGETSPKGPYYIIDNPDPATMIQRVYIHGDDVRVVDNVPIDKAREIFEREAANPINNEVRDIQEKVRQNTDYEPTDEDLKIIDEWLKAPEIYLEEGQLQKIYDYPNGTTWEFLLHALGFKKIPTPKERIEQGYEAFIKSTTDFNDDQLKVLAKMKDIFATNLSSKQEIDLKKIFANPIYEKIIGKKEKVSQLFAGKFDAVISELKRNLKLPRS